A single genomic interval of Terriglobus albidus harbors:
- a CDS encoding FliH/SctL family protein, translated as MTFPLESTGRDHSVGPLRFRSHGRLGREVQAAEAEEDLTAELESLRAALFQAEQQRIADVSLAREQGAKQARAAMEEEAEEQRAEARREISDAIEAFEAERKRYFADAEAEVVKLALALARRILNREAKLDPLMLRGVVRVAVEQMTSEDEVRLRVPRADVAAWTDILQGEDVQVEGDGVMQPGSCELYTKCGSVDLGVEAQLSEIETSFCELLGKRPS; from the coding sequence ATGACCTTTCCGCTTGAGTCTACGGGGCGTGATCACTCTGTAGGCCCGCTACGGTTCCGGTCGCATGGACGCCTTGGACGTGAGGTCCAGGCCGCCGAAGCAGAAGAGGATCTAACTGCTGAATTGGAAAGCCTTCGCGCGGCGCTTTTCCAGGCAGAGCAGCAACGTATCGCAGACGTTTCTCTGGCGCGCGAGCAGGGCGCAAAACAGGCGCGCGCAGCAATGGAAGAAGAGGCAGAGGAGCAGCGCGCCGAAGCTCGCCGCGAGATCAGTGATGCCATAGAAGCATTTGAAGCAGAGCGCAAACGTTATTTTGCCGATGCTGAAGCGGAGGTCGTAAAGCTTGCCCTCGCTTTGGCGCGGCGCATTCTGAATCGTGAAGCGAAGCTTGATCCTCTCATGCTGCGTGGCGTAGTGCGTGTGGCGGTGGAACAGATGACCAGCGAGGATGAAGTCCGTCTTCGCGTGCCTCGCGCCGATGTTGCAGCATGGACAGATATTCTGCAAGGCGAGGACGTTCAGGTCGAAGGGGATGGTGTAATGCAGCCGGGGTCCTGTGAGCTGTATACAAAGTGTGGCTCTGTGGACCTGGGAGTGGAAGCGCAGCTTTCTGAGATTGAGACCAGCTTCTGCGAACTGCTCGGAAAGCGTCCCTCATGA
- the fliG gene encoding flagellar motor switch protein FliG, with product MTRAAGLRKAAVFMVAIGDDLAKEMFQYLSETDVQRVTEEIMRLGTVPREELANVIGEYYALQETQKFATRGGVDYARRLLQKAFGENRAEELLNEVWRLRERSMSDLTMLQKIDPRQLAKFLEGEHPQTVALVLAHLEAGRAALVLIALSEELRTEVVKRLAEMRQFSPEMAQKVALQLYRRSESIGQNKKHSYAGFKAVAEMLNRVDQMLSKKILEDIEQNQPEIALGIRNLMFTFDDLLTVPQAGIREIVGAADKKILSTAMKGAKESLRAHLFQAMSTRAAEMLREDMEVMGPVRSRDVAQAQQELLALARRLEAEGKLMLRMETDNDLSA from the coding sequence ATGACCCGTGCAGCAGGCCTGCGCAAAGCGGCGGTCTTCATGGTCGCGATAGGTGACGACCTCGCAAAGGAGATGTTTCAGTATCTGTCTGAAACAGACGTCCAGCGCGTGACGGAAGAGATCATGCGTCTCGGCACGGTTCCCAGGGAAGAACTGGCCAACGTGATCGGTGAGTACTATGCCCTGCAGGAGACGCAGAAGTTCGCTACGCGTGGCGGTGTTGACTATGCCCGTCGCCTGCTGCAGAAGGCCTTTGGAGAGAATCGCGCAGAAGAGCTGTTGAACGAAGTGTGGCGCCTGCGTGAGCGCTCCATGAGCGACCTCACCATGTTGCAGAAGATTGATCCACGGCAGTTGGCGAAGTTCCTCGAGGGCGAGCATCCCCAGACAGTCGCACTGGTCCTGGCTCACCTGGAAGCTGGCCGCGCCGCACTCGTTCTGATCGCCCTGAGTGAGGAGCTGCGGACAGAGGTGGTGAAGAGGCTTGCAGAGATGCGCCAGTTCTCCCCGGAGATGGCGCAGAAAGTTGCGCTGCAACTGTATCGCCGTTCGGAGTCGATCGGACAGAACAAGAAACATTCCTACGCAGGTTTCAAGGCCGTGGCCGAGATGCTGAATCGCGTGGATCAGATGCTAAGCAAGAAAATTCTCGAAGACATCGAGCAAAATCAGCCGGAGATCGCTCTTGGTATCCGCAACCTGATGTTCACCTTCGACGACTTGCTGACGGTACCGCAGGCCGGCATTCGCGAGATCGTCGGGGCGGCAGACAAGAAGATTCTGTCGACCGCGATGAAGGGCGCCAAGGAATCTCTACGTGCGCACCTGTTCCAGGCGATGAGCACGCGCGCTGCAGAAATGCTTCGCGAGGATATGGAAGTGATGGGGCCTGTCCGCTCGCGCGATGTCGCTCAGGCCCAGCAGGAACTGTTAGCTCTGGCACGGCGGCTTGAAGCAGAAGGGAAGCTGATGCTGAGAATGGAGACTGATAATGACCTTTCCGCTTGA
- the fliF gene encoding flagellar basal-body MS-ring/collar protein FliF translates to MPDQKTELQKTGSTPGLSDGAAPWQRLVSNVGGRWNALPKAQRSRLMLASAIVLAVVAALSWYGSRTEWKMLFSGLDPKDVQAVSQELSAAGINAKISSDGSEVLVPEELLDKARMEVASKGMPQSGRMGFEIFDKPNWVGSEFDEKVNYQRALEGELEHTIGTLGSVRSARVHLAMAKQGLFSAEDHPAKATVVLKLRRSTMAQGEAESIRNLVAGAVENLQPDQVNLVDADGHVNMSAPTQSAQQTDAVHQMEQQLISMLEPVAGRDNVHATVHAEYEQGTEEKTDEVYDPALSATVSMQRTEQVQGSQRVAAGVPGTQSNAAGGPAAAGANGAANQQANGQGNVPPLMQNGNLPVYPQGGSGTSNNAREESANYAVTRHLSHMQEGPGRLKRLTVAVLVNDRPQLEGAGKDMHTVWHARSSEEMRRLEQLAQASTGFDPKRGDQLVLENISFQTNSAEVPLTPLQRVTEQTQELIRTPGVVRTAGVVAMGLLLVMFVLRPMVKQTAALMQEPEPPALMAQQTPALAAAGAGAAAGVLPITEPASLLTEGSPDTPVLGASNGLKTENSEEQMIFEQVKKQIRTEPKQSTRLLEHWIATDMDE, encoded by the coding sequence ATGCCAGATCAGAAGACTGAATTACAGAAAACAGGTTCTACCCCCGGTCTCAGCGATGGCGCCGCTCCCTGGCAGCGTCTGGTGAGCAATGTCGGGGGCCGTTGGAATGCTTTACCGAAGGCGCAGCGCTCGCGTTTGATGCTGGCATCTGCAATTGTGCTTGCTGTAGTTGCTGCTCTCAGCTGGTACGGCTCCCGCACAGAATGGAAGATGCTTTTCAGTGGGCTTGATCCAAAGGATGTGCAGGCTGTCAGCCAGGAACTGAGCGCGGCAGGAATTAATGCCAAGATCTCGTCCGACGGCAGCGAAGTGCTTGTGCCTGAAGAGTTGCTGGACAAGGCACGTATGGAAGTGGCCAGCAAAGGGATGCCGCAGAGCGGACGCATGGGCTTTGAGATCTTCGATAAACCGAACTGGGTTGGTTCCGAGTTCGATGAGAAGGTCAACTATCAGCGTGCTCTTGAAGGTGAGTTGGAACATACGATTGGCACTCTTGGCTCCGTGCGTTCTGCGCGTGTCCACCTGGCCATGGCCAAGCAGGGTCTATTCAGTGCAGAGGATCATCCGGCTAAGGCAACGGTAGTGCTGAAGCTCCGCCGTTCGACCATGGCTCAGGGCGAGGCCGAATCGATTCGCAATCTGGTAGCCGGCGCAGTGGAGAATCTGCAGCCGGATCAGGTGAACCTGGTGGATGCGGATGGTCATGTCAATATGAGCGCGCCGACACAGTCGGCGCAGCAGACTGACGCTGTTCACCAGATGGAGCAGCAACTCATCTCCATGCTGGAGCCGGTGGCTGGGCGGGATAATGTACACGCTACAGTTCATGCGGAGTACGAGCAGGGCACGGAAGAAAAAACCGATGAGGTCTATGATCCGGCACTCTCGGCGACCGTCAGCATGCAACGGACCGAGCAGGTGCAAGGTTCCCAGAGGGTCGCGGCGGGAGTTCCGGGAACACAGAGCAATGCCGCGGGCGGACCAGCGGCCGCCGGAGCCAATGGTGCGGCTAACCAGCAGGCGAATGGCCAGGGCAATGTTCCTCCTCTGATGCAGAACGGCAATCTGCCTGTATATCCGCAGGGTGGCAGCGGGACGAGCAACAACGCTCGTGAAGAGAGTGCCAACTATGCAGTGACCCGGCACCTGAGCCACATGCAGGAAGGCCCGGGCCGGTTGAAGCGGCTTACTGTTGCTGTTCTGGTAAACGATCGTCCGCAACTGGAAGGCGCAGGTAAGGACATGCATACCGTCTGGCATGCCCGCAGCAGTGAAGAGATGCGTCGCCTGGAACAACTCGCACAGGCATCCACGGGATTTGATCCCAAACGCGGAGATCAGCTTGTGCTGGAGAACATCAGCTTCCAGACAAACAGCGCGGAAGTTCCCTTGACTCCACTGCAGCGTGTCACGGAGCAAACGCAAGAACTGATACGCACCCCAGGTGTGGTTCGCACCGCGGGCGTGGTAGCGATGGGGCTGCTGCTGGTGATGTTCGTCCTGCGTCCGATGGTCAAGCAGACTGCGGCGCTGATGCAGGAACCTGAGCCCCCTGCATTAATGGCGCAGCAGACTCCCGCTCTTGCTGCCGCAGGTGCAGGCGCGGCAGCAGGTGTCCTACCGATCACGGAACCAGCGTCTCTCCTGACGGAAGGCTCTCCGGATACGCCGGTACTGGGTGCCTCGAACGGTCTGAAAACAGAGAACAGTGAAGAGCAGATGATCTTCGAACAGGTTAAGAAGCAAATCCGTACAGAACCCAAGCAGAGCACGCGCCTGCTTGAGCACTGGATTGCTACGGACATGGACGAGTAA
- the fliE gene encoding flagellar hook-basal body complex protein FliE, translating into MDAIRLTGTIPGIGNVVTPPASTEQAESPFANVLAGALHDATALDKQAQTAVKGLMDGSGVEIHEAMIATQKADMAFELALQVRNKAVAAYQQMMQMQF; encoded by the coding sequence ATGGACGCGATTCGGCTAACAGGAACAATTCCCGGAATCGGCAATGTGGTCACGCCACCAGCTTCGACCGAGCAGGCGGAATCTCCTTTTGCCAATGTTCTGGCGGGTGCGCTGCATGATGCCACTGCGTTGGACAAGCAGGCGCAGACGGCTGTAAAGGGTTTGATGGACGGTAGCGGTGTCGAAATTCACGAGGCGATGATTGCAACCCAGAAAGCGGACATGGCCTTCGAGTTAGCTCTGCAGGTACGGAATAAAGCCGTAGCTGCATACCAGCAGATGATGCAGATGCAGTTCTAA
- the flgC gene encoding flagellar basal body rod protein FlgC, which translates to MNLFGVMDVSASALQAERVRAEVTASNMANAETTRTADGGPYRRQQVVFQTAGQDGTFGAAFMSHLGMHGGSVSSNATGGVEVAGVQDDAKAPIMRFDPGHPDADANGYVAYPDIDPLTEMVELMSAQRSYGMNASAVQAEKSMITSSLDILK; encoded by the coding sequence ATGAATCTGTTTGGTGTGATGGATGTCAGCGCATCCGCGCTGCAGGCCGAGAGAGTTCGCGCCGAAGTAACGGCCAGCAATATGGCCAATGCGGAGACGACCCGCACCGCCGATGGAGGACCGTACCGCAGGCAGCAGGTGGTCTTCCAGACCGCCGGCCAGGATGGCACGTTCGGCGCTGCCTTTATGTCGCATCTCGGAATGCATGGCGGCTCTGTGAGCTCAAATGCGACCGGAGGCGTGGAAGTTGCCGGAGTGCAGGATGATGCCAAAGCGCCGATTATGCGCTTTGATCCGGGACATCCGGACGCCGATGCGAATGGATATGTTGCCTATCCCGATATCGATCCGCTGACCGAGATGGTGGAACTGATGAGTGCGCAGCGCAGCTACGGAATGAATGCATCGGCGGTACAGGCAGAGAAAAGCATGATCACCAGCTCGCTGGACATCTTGAAGTAA
- the flgB gene encoding flagellar basal body rod protein FlgB, with amino-acid sequence MQTSAISDALTRYLDLASSQMKLTASNMANADTPGYRTQGFSFEDEMRHAMEGTASGTFTPGTQDVDGLVARPDGNNVSLEREGMQLAKSQLAFRTGVELLKREYSRVMDAIKADGKA; translated from the coding sequence ATGCAGACCAGTGCGATCAGTGATGCGTTGACGCGGTATCTGGACCTGGCCAGCTCCCAGATGAAGCTAACGGCCAGCAATATGGCCAATGCTGACACTCCCGGCTACCGGACTCAGGGTTTCAGTTTCGAAGATGAGATGCGGCACGCCATGGAGGGCACCGCAAGCGGCACATTTACTCCGGGCACGCAGGATGTTGATGGCCTGGTGGCCCGGCCGGACGGCAACAATGTCTCCCTTGAGCGCGAGGGCATGCAGTTGGCAAAGTCACAGCTCGCTTTCCGTACCGGCGTGGAACTGCTGAAGCGGGAATATTCGCGCGTCATGGACGCGATCAAAGCGGACGGTAAGGCATGA
- a CDS encoding sigma-54-dependent transcriptional regulator, translating to MPFETRVANGSVSVRHAVVVSADGDRRFRWVTSLEGLRWQVEAASGGAEAMASMEQHIPEALIVDNWLPDLEVDGFIAWVRQAFPSVDILRADGAPVGDGPRSPRRHELLHVLRAAEEDMVETPAPAAVVPEREPAAPVPVIVPSELPVDAALLPGMIGNSSGMRELARMVRLVAPRDTTVLIEGETGTGKEVVSRAIHRLSPRSQKPFVTLNCAAIPEALLEAELFGHTRGAFTGAVQSRTGRIEAANGGTLFLDEIGEMPLPLQAKMLRFLENGELQRVGDNETVRVDVRVIAATHRDLERLSQERTFRLDLYHRLAVFPVVIPALRERAEDIPLLATHILNKLGETMPQKRLSQAALETFQGYDWPGNVRELGHVLERAAILAEDRPEIGMTEVILRRKRA from the coding sequence ATGCCATTTGAAACTAGGGTGGCGAACGGATCGGTATCCGTTCGCCATGCCGTTGTTGTCAGCGCAGACGGAGACCGGCGTTTTCGATGGGTTACGTCGCTTGAGGGCCTGCGTTGGCAGGTGGAGGCCGCTTCCGGCGGCGCAGAGGCGATGGCGAGCATGGAGCAGCATATTCCGGAAGCTCTTATTGTCGACAACTGGTTGCCGGACCTGGAAGTGGATGGATTTATCGCTTGGGTACGTCAGGCATTTCCATCGGTCGATATTCTGCGTGCCGATGGTGCACCGGTGGGAGACGGACCGAGAAGCCCACGGCGGCATGAGTTGCTGCATGTCCTACGGGCAGCAGAGGAAGATATGGTGGAGACGCCGGCACCGGCGGCCGTAGTCCCCGAGCGAGAGCCTGCGGCGCCCGTCCCCGTGATTGTTCCCTCTGAGCTTCCTGTGGATGCGGCCTTGTTGCCGGGAATGATCGGTAATAGCTCGGGCATGCGCGAGCTGGCTCGCATGGTTCGTCTGGTTGCGCCCCGCGATACGACCGTCCTGATTGAAGGAGAGACGGGGACAGGTAAAGAGGTGGTTTCAAGGGCGATCCACCGGCTCAGCCCTCGCTCCCAGAAGCCATTTGTGACCTTGAACTGCGCCGCCATTCCGGAGGCGCTGTTGGAAGCCGAACTGTTCGGGCATACCCGCGGTGCCTTTACCGGCGCAGTGCAGTCACGCACCGGCCGCATTGAGGCAGCGAATGGCGGCACGTTGTTTCTGGACGAAATTGGTGAGATGCCGCTGCCATTGCAGGCCAAGATGTTGCGCTTTCTGGAGAACGGGGAACTGCAGCGGGTAGGCGACAACGAGACCGTTCGGGTAGATGTGCGTGTGATCGCTGCAACCCACCGCGATCTGGAACGGCTGAGCCAGGAGCGGACCTTCCGGCTGGACCTCTACCATCGGCTGGCAGTTTTTCCTGTGGTCATTCCGGCATTGCGCGAGCGGGCAGAGGACATCCCGCTGCTGGCGACACATATCCTCAATAAGCTTGGCGAAACGATGCCGCAGAAACGCCTCTCCCAGGCGGCCCTGGAGACCTTCCAGGGATACGACTGGCCCGGAAATGTCCGCGAATTAGGGCACGTTTTGGAGCGAGCGGCCATTCTGGCGGAAGACCGTCCGGAGATTGGAATGACGGAAGTGATCCTCCGTCGCAAACGGGCATAG
- a CDS encoding HAMP domain-containing histidine kinase, which produces MDREQVQELSVMLHDLCQPLTALQCRLELAEMEGDEEGMRRAIADSLTECERLNGIAMRMRQQLREAMQDGPGDLK; this is translated from the coding sequence ATGGATCGTGAACAGGTGCAGGAACTGAGTGTGATGCTGCATGACCTGTGCCAACCGCTGACGGCGTTGCAGTGCCGTCTAGAGTTGGCAGAGATGGAGGGCGACGAGGAAGGCATGCGTCGCGCCATAGCCGACAGTCTGACGGAATGCGAACGCTTGAATGGCATCGCAATGCGGATGCGGCAGCAGCTTCGAGAAGCGATGCAAGACGGGCCAGGGGACCTTAAATAA
- a CDS encoding response regulator transcription factor: MGILLVEDDKALGMLLKRGLEKEGHQVEWLQDGEAALHHAMEENPELVVLDLSLPKMDGAQLLEEVHRRMPHTSVLVLTGRTQVEERVRCLDLGADDYLLKPFSFHELTARCRAVMRRKKHVPDQLLKYGVLEVNRMLRQVRVADVEVELTSKEYALLEYLLLHKGKAVSRAQLLKGVWRTTSHTGTNVVDVYINYLRRKLTVQGVSDGAALIETVRGEGYRLRNMSFLGGLPEKSGSQSVAAGSTTRILRHA, encoded by the coding sequence ATGGGAATTCTGCTGGTGGAAGACGATAAAGCCCTTGGAATGCTCTTGAAGAGGGGACTTGAAAAAGAAGGTCATCAAGTCGAGTGGTTACAGGATGGAGAAGCCGCGCTCCATCACGCAATGGAAGAGAATCCGGAGCTTGTCGTTCTGGATCTGAGTTTGCCCAAAATGGATGGAGCTCAACTGCTTGAGGAAGTACACCGCAGGATGCCCCACACTTCCGTACTTGTACTGACCGGGCGGACTCAGGTCGAAGAGCGGGTGCGCTGTCTGGATCTCGGAGCCGACGATTATCTGCTCAAACCATTCAGCTTCCATGAGTTAACAGCGCGCTGCCGTGCTGTGATGCGCCGGAAGAAGCACGTACCCGATCAGCTTCTGAAGTACGGTGTCCTGGAAGTGAACCGTATGCTCCGTCAGGTGCGCGTGGCCGACGTGGAAGTAGAGCTGACCTCAAAGGAATATGCCCTGCTCGAGTACCTCCTGCTCCATAAGGGGAAGGCCGTTTCCCGTGCACAGCTTCTGAAGGGTGTTTGGCGGACAACGTCCCATACTGGGACCAATGTTGTGGACGTATACATCAACTACCTGCGCCGGAAGCTGACCGTGCAAGGGGTATCGGATGGCGCTGCGTTGATTGAAACGGTTCGCGGCGAGGGTTATCGGTTACGGAATATGTCATTCCTCGGTGGCCTTCCGGAAAAATCAGGTTCACAGAGCGTAGCCGCCGGTAGTACAACACGGATATTGCGACACGCGTGA
- the lexA gene encoding transcriptional repressor LexA, with protein sequence MAITRRQKDVLDFLTSFTQRCGYSPSYEEIASGLGVNSLATVHKHITNLQNKGLLQRAHNRSRSIDVLPARSSKKGTDRLPLLGRIAAGRPVEAVETAETISLSDILGNREVFALEVRGDSMRDEHIVSGDYVLVERTRTAREGEIVVALVDGTDATLKRFYREGSMIRLQPSNSEMAPIFAPAAAVTIQGKVLGVLRKY encoded by the coding sequence ATGGCAATTACCCGGCGGCAAAAGGACGTTCTCGACTTCCTCACCTCATTCACGCAGCGTTGCGGATATTCCCCTTCGTATGAGGAGATCGCCAGCGGCCTCGGCGTCAATTCGCTTGCCACCGTTCACAAGCACATCACGAACCTACAGAACAAAGGTTTGTTGCAGCGTGCACACAATCGCAGCCGTTCGATCGACGTTCTACCGGCACGTTCTTCCAAGAAAGGTACCGATCGCCTTCCACTGTTAGGCCGCATTGCCGCTGGACGGCCGGTGGAAGCAGTCGAGACGGCTGAAACCATCTCGCTCAGCGATATTCTTGGCAACCGGGAGGTCTTCGCTCTCGAGGTCCGTGGCGATTCCATGCGGGACGAACATATCGTCTCCGGCGACTATGTTCTGGTTGAGCGTACCCGCACCGCCCGGGAGGGCGAAATTGTCGTCGCTTTGGTGGACGGTACTGATGCCACCCTAAAGCGGTTTTACAGGGAAGGCAGCATGATTCGCCTACAACCTTCAAACTCCGAGATGGCGCCGATCTTCGCCCCGGCGGCCGCGGTAACGATCCAGGGTAAGGTCCTGGGCGTGCTACGAAAGTACTAG
- a CDS encoding efflux RND transporter periplasmic adaptor subunit — MAAPRKSKRKLYIWGGIAVVVLAAGLTFAIKASGSSSKIDASQLSKVERGDIARSVVATGKVQPIVKVEVKSKASGIVTKLFADINQPVKIGQPLAQLDQQELLDQVAAQKAQLTAAESNARAAAAAIEFDKVNAQAPDLPNFKNTYERAFAMSKQGVVSQQALDDAQQKYAAAANARDKALAQITVDTAKLHQAEAQVAQAQASLKQLEEQLSYTNIVSPIDGMILSRDVELGNAVSSILVMGSTATLVMTLGDTTQVYVQGKVDESDIGKVYLGQPARIRVESFKDKVFNGKVTKIAPLGVEKDNVTTFEVRVSIDNPGGELKANMTANAEVILEEHKNVLTVPEQAVIYDKQRNASIEIPDSKAEKGRRKVPVKVGISNGTRTELLSGLNQNDQVILQQ; from the coding sequence ATGGCCGCACCCCGCAAATCCAAGCGCAAACTGTATATCTGGGGCGGCATTGCCGTCGTCGTTCTGGCCGCGGGCCTTACGTTTGCCATCAAGGCCTCCGGCTCCAGTTCGAAGATTGATGCTTCCCAGTTGTCGAAGGTGGAACGCGGCGACATCGCTCGCTCTGTAGTTGCCACCGGTAAGGTTCAGCCCATCGTCAAAGTCGAGGTCAAATCCAAGGCCTCCGGCATCGTCACTAAGCTTTTTGCCGATATCAACCAGCCGGTCAAGATCGGCCAGCCTCTTGCCCAGCTCGACCAGCAGGAACTTCTCGATCAGGTTGCCGCCCAGAAGGCGCAACTGACCGCCGCAGAATCCAACGCTCGGGCCGCCGCCGCCGCAATCGAGTTCGACAAAGTGAATGCCCAGGCTCCTGATCTGCCCAACTTCAAAAACACTTACGAACGCGCTTTTGCGATGTCCAAGCAAGGAGTTGTCAGCCAGCAGGCGCTGGATGATGCGCAGCAGAAGTACGCTGCCGCCGCCAATGCGCGCGATAAAGCTCTTGCCCAGATCACCGTTGACACCGCCAAATTGCACCAGGCGGAGGCACAGGTTGCGCAGGCTCAGGCATCGCTCAAACAGCTTGAAGAGCAGCTCAGCTACACCAACATCGTCTCTCCGATCGACGGCATGATCCTCTCCCGGGATGTAGAGCTCGGCAATGCCGTCAGCTCCATTCTTGTGATGGGATCCACCGCCACCCTGGTCATGACCCTGGGCGATACAACCCAGGTCTACGTACAGGGCAAGGTCGATGAGAGCGATATCGGCAAGGTTTACCTGGGTCAGCCTGCTCGCATCCGCGTGGAAAGCTTCAAGGACAAAGTCTTCAACGGCAAGGTCACCAAGATCGCTCCGTTGGGTGTCGAGAAGGACAACGTTACGACCTTCGAAGTACGGGTATCGATCGACAATCCCGGCGGCGAGTTGAAGGCCAATATGACCGCAAACGCCGAGGTCATCCTCGAAGAGCACAAGAATGTGCTCACCGTTCCGGAGCAGGCTGTTATCTACGATAAGCAGCGTAACGCCAGCATCGAGATCCCGGACTCCAAGGCAGAGAAGGGCCGCCGGAAAGTCCCCGTAAAAGTAGGCATCTCCAACGGCACAAGGACCGAGCTTCTGAGCGGTCTCAACCAGAACGACCAGGTCATTCTGCAGCAGTAA
- a CDS encoding DUF4097 family beta strand repeat-containing protein — protein MKILRTLLTATALAAVAVLATAEDFSRTLTVSGSTNVSVSTGSGYVKVVPGSNSEVRIVGHVRAGSGGWFAGNADERIRQIVANPPIVQSGSSVTIGQTQGNNDLYRNIVIDYDINVPTATNLRANSGSGSVMIGGIMGAVTANTGSGDVQVSNIGSDAKLETGSGSIRADGIHGSATLQTGSGDIELRQSAAGDVRAQTGSGSLRIHGFNGGLRAGTGSGDIEIDGTPSSDWKLETGSGSVRLTVGNAKFSLNASTGSGTVRVAQPILMQGTLNRHHVLGAVNGGGPVIKAETGSGDIEIR, from the coding sequence ATGAAGATCCTTCGTACTCTACTTACCGCAACCGCACTCGCAGCCGTCGCCGTACTCGCCACGGCTGAGGACTTTTCCCGTACCCTCACTGTCTCCGGGTCGACCAATGTCAGCGTCTCCACTGGTTCCGGATACGTCAAGGTTGTTCCCGGCTCGAATTCGGAGGTTCGGATCGTCGGCCACGTTCGCGCCGGCTCCGGAGGATGGTTTGCCGGTAATGCCGACGAGCGCATCCGCCAGATTGTCGCCAACCCGCCCATTGTTCAGTCGGGTTCCAGCGTTACGATCGGTCAGACTCAAGGCAATAACGATCTTTACCGTAATATCGTCATCGACTACGACATCAACGTTCCGACCGCGACAAATCTCCGGGCCAACTCCGGTTCCGGTTCCGTCATGATCGGCGGAATCATGGGAGCAGTTACCGCCAATACCGGTTCCGGTGACGTTCAAGTCTCAAATATTGGCTCAGATGCGAAGCTGGAAACCGGCTCAGGATCGATCCGCGCCGACGGAATTCATGGTTCAGCGACGCTTCAGACGGGCTCTGGTGACATTGAGCTTCGCCAGTCGGCCGCCGGCGACGTGCGTGCCCAAACGGGATCCGGCTCCCTCCGGATCCACGGTTTCAACGGAGGTCTGCGGGCTGGAACCGGATCTGGAGATATCGAAATTGACGGTACGCCGTCTTCCGACTGGAAACTCGAGACCGGATCAGGCTCGGTTCGGCTTACCGTGGGGAACGCCAAGTTTTCCCTTAACGCATCTACCGGATCCGGAACGGTGCGCGTAGCGCAGCCCATCCTGATGCAGGGTACGCTCAATCGCCACCATGTCCTTGGCGCCGTCAACGGCGGCGGACCTGTAATCAAAGCTGAGACCGGATCAGGAGACATCGAAATTCGCTAA
- a CDS encoding HAD family hydrolase, translating to MALPPPSQLRLLVFDLDGTLIDSRQDLTNSVNAMLSHLGKPALPDAVITTYIGDGASMLVRRALGDPEGDLHDEEYVQQALTFFLDYYRVHKLDFTLVYDGVLQSLEAIRIAHPHLKMAILTNKPVNPSREISRALGLEPFFFENYGGNSFHTKKPDPLGLETLMHEAAATPGQTVMIGDSAVDILTAQNAGAWSIGCTFGLSADTLKTVAPTCLCNSPKQWASILGPA from the coding sequence ATGGCTCTACCACCCCCCTCCCAGCTTCGTCTCCTCGTCTTCGATCTCGACGGAACCCTGATCGACTCCCGGCAGGATCTCACCAATTCCGTCAATGCAATGCTGAGTCACCTGGGGAAGCCGGCTCTGCCAGACGCTGTCATTACCACCTATATCGGCGACGGAGCATCCATGCTGGTACGCCGCGCGCTCGGCGACCCGGAGGGGGATCTACACGACGAAGAGTATGTCCAACAGGCCCTGACCTTCTTCCTGGACTACTATCGGGTACACAAGCTCGATTTCACCCTCGTCTACGACGGTGTGCTCCAATCACTTGAAGCCATCCGTATAGCTCATCCTCATCTGAAGATGGCCATACTTACGAACAAACCCGTCAATCCGTCCCGTGAAATTAGCCGTGCTTTGGGCCTGGAGCCATTTTTCTTCGAAAACTATGGAGGCAACAGCTTTCATACCAAGAAACCCGATCCATTGGGACTTGAGACACTCATGCATGAAGCTGCCGCCACACCCGGCCAAACCGTGATGATAGGGGACTCGGCCGTAGACATCCTTACTGCACAGAATGCCGGAGCATGGTCGATTGGGTGCACCTTTGGTCTGTCAGCCGACACACTGAAAACCGTAGCTCCCACCTGCCTCTGTAATTCGCCAAAACAGTGGGCATCTATCTTGGGACCGGCGTAA